The following is a genomic window from Strigops habroptila isolate Jane chromosome 18, bStrHab1.2.pri, whole genome shotgun sequence.
CTTCAGGAAGAAGGAGCGCTCCATCTTCATCCAGCCACCTgggagggacaggacagggtTATTGAGGAGCATCCGCTCCTGGGATATCTGCCTCTCTGACCCACATGCTTGTGGAAGtgcagttttgctgctgcacCCTGGGGCAATGAAACCCCAGGATGCAGGGCTCAGCTTCCTCACTGCCACATCAGGATACCCAAGACCATGGgtttccctctgctgccttgACACTGGGCTCAAAGCACCAGctcaaagcaagcagcaagtgACAGGACTCAGCAGATGAGCACTCTGTGGTCTGCAAAGCCCCAGAGCACAGCATCGTGTGCCACCCATCCTGCTCCTTCAGACAGGACAGAGCCGGGACAGCTCCCACCTTGCTCCATGTCAAACATGTCCACGGTCCTCATGAACTTGGGCTGCCGGTAGAGCCGTCCCTGCCGCAGGCCCCCGAGGCTGAAGAGTTTGTCTTCTGTGGGCACAAAGCTGGAGAAGGCCCTTTTGTTGGGGATGTTGGGAAACTTGGTCCACGACCTGGTCTCTGTGTCAAAGACCTCGAAGGCATTGATAGCGTACTTGGACTGCCTTCCACCTGCgggacagggagaggaaagggtCAGCTTGGCTGACAGCACCAAGGCAACAGCACCTGGAACCAGAGGAGCCTCCTGGGGCAGGCAGAGAGTAAGTGAGCTGCTGATACGGTGTCCTCAGGTCCCAAGTCACCTGCATGAGGGTCTGCTGAGCCAGGTAACCATTCATTgcatggtttgtgttgaagggaccttaaagctcctccagctccaacccctgccacgggcagggacaccttccactagagcagattgctccaagcccctgtgtccaacctggccttgaacactgccagggatggggcagccacagcttctctgggcaccctgtgccagcgcctcagcaccctcacagggaagaacttctgcctcagagctcatctcttgacctgctccagcagctccacgtccctcttgtgttaaTGCCCCAGAGCTAACATAGACCTGCGGGGGGGGGCTCCTTTAACTGCAGGTTCATGCCACAAAAACACTTCATTTCTCAGTGCACGAaccctcctcactggcagggGAAGCTGTTCAGTGTGCACAGGTTTAACCAAGACACATCCACAGGGCTCAGCACTGGAGGAGCCTTTGCAATTCAGATGCATTCAGCACCAGTACaatccagccctgctgccaagCTCCCAATggggcagcagagccagagcagctgctgttaCCACCACCAGAGATGGGTGTTATTCTTCCCTCCATCACAGGCAGATGAATACAGCTATTCTCAGCTCGGATGCTCAGCGTGCCTTTGAAGGCAGAGCCTGCGCTTGCTCCTGGGCCCACAGGCTGTTTGCCAGCAGCAAGTAATGTGCAAAATACATCAAAGAGTCCTTTCTGGTAACCCCTAAAGAAAGGCAGGGCTGTGGAAGGTTGGAGCAATCAGGATTTGTGCATGTTGATCCCGAGCCGTGAGCAAACAGCAGCGTTCCTCTGCCTCAGCTTCCCTTTCTAATGAACATCACTGGCACGGGCTGCCCAAAGAAGgggtaaatgccccatccctggcagtgttcaaggccaggctggacagagccttgggtgacatggtctagggtgaagcatccctgcccacagcagggggttggaactggatgatcttaaggtcctttccaacccaaaccattctatgattgtccCCTGCAAAAGGCTTGGTCTGACATTTCCCACCTCTAGCAGTCTCCAAAGCAGCTACAAAGGCAGAGCCTCTGTGAAGCTGAGCGGTGCTTTGCTGATATATAATGCATAGAAGTATTTGAACTTCTTAGTTGAGTCTAAAGGCTTTTGGTGCAGttgcagaactgaaaaagcagcagagaccaACTGCACCCTTGGCTGCCGGCACCCATGGATGGATGGCACAGGAGAGGtcctgcacccagcacaggTGAGTTCTCAGGGTGTTCAAGGGTGCAGGGGCTCTCATGGGTGCTTGCTATGGAGCTGTGAATCCAAACCCAACAGCAGCCCCTACATCTGCAAACCTTGGTGTTTCTGAATGCATGAGAGAGCAGGCAGAGACGGAGAAGAACATTCCCAAAAGCCTCTTCCCAGTGCTCGGAtcaaaggagctgctgctgaggaggaggaggagaggcaggactGCTTCTTACCCAGCACGTAGATCTTGGTGCCTCGCAGGAAGGACGTGGCAGCATACCTGGGTGTAGGCATGGCTGCCAGTGACACCCAGATGTCCTTCAGCATGTCATAGTGCTGCAGGTAGTTGTGTGGCCGCAGGTCGGATCCCATCCCGCCGGCTGCATAGACTCTGTAGTCTGGACAGGGCCGAGAAGTAAAAAGAGAATCCCACAAAGTCATTCTAGGGAAACATCAGCAATACCCCCCATCACGTGGTATAGACCAGAACTGGTCACTCCttggaatcccagcctggtttgggttgaagggaccttaaagctcctccagttccaaccccctgccctgggcagggacaccttccactagagcaggttgctccaagcccctgtgtccaacctggccttgaacactgccagggatggggcagccacaactgaGTCCCTGTGCATGTCCCGAGCTCCGAGCCCTGGGGCATAGGGGATGCTGCTGGTCTCTGCAGCAACGTGGATGCTCTTCCCCGATCCCACTCCCTCATTCggggctgctgctcccaggctcATCTCCTGCTTCACCCCAGCAAGGTCTGGCACAGGAGGCAGCTCTGCAACCTGGGACAGGGGGCTCGGAGCCAACACAAGGCACTGAGACTCCTTATTCCTCACCAGATCTCCATCAGCTCCATCCACCTGTGGCTAATGGCAAACCTGGCTCTCCAAAACAACCCCCTTCCTGCACAGCACCCACATTATCTCCCCCGACAAGCTCTTCATGCCACAGACAAGACTCAGGAGAGCAATGAGAGCAGCCTTTGCCTTGCAGCTCTAAAAGCAGAGACCAGCCTGCACGCTGCAAGGATTTGGGCAGCTCTTTCTGTTCCCGGCCTCTCACACCACATTGACCCTGCTGTATCACTCAGGCAAGCTTATACCCACAGAGAAAATCATCTCCAGGATGGTAAACATTATCTTTAAGTATTCCTTGACAGTAGCTTTTAAACCCACTTAAGCAAAgaagccaagcagctttccaagaTGCTGCCTGGAGATTAGACTCCTAATCCCAGGCAGGGTGGGAAGATGCCTGacctcagctcccagccccaggctcTCCAAAGCAGGGCAGAGCATACTAAAGGAAATCCATGTCCACATCTTTGCTTTGCAATGGAATAAATGGGATGGGCTGGTAAGGCAGAGCCTGGCAGGGATGTAACCACCCCTGTCTGAGGCAGGAGTCAAGCCACAAGGGCAGCCACTTCCCCTCCTTCTACGATGATTTGAGCCCATAACTGTGAAGCTGACTCTCTCCTGGCTGGTTCTGGGTTTTGACCAGAGATGTCTCTCTTCTGAGAGCTATTCTGTGGCTTACATTCAGCCAACAGCATCACTCCTGGTTTTCCAGCATCTGCAGCACACAAGGACCAGAATTTGCCAAAAAACCCTGGAGAAGTTTGATTTGGGAGCCTGGAGCTTGGACCTGCCTGAAATAACCCCAGGTACCAGCAGAGCCATGGCTCTCATGGCTCCAGGGCTGACAATAGAGAGCAACCCCCTGGTTTATCTGCTTTTGGCCGGCTACAGACCAGTCTTTAGAGGTGGGATATGACAAATACACAGGGTTCAACCTCTAGAAGCACATGAAAGAACAATATAACCCTGTGCCATTGCCAGGCCAAGCAAGAAAGCTTTTGTGCCTGATGCACCAACCAAGGGGAccccttctccatcccaccACCCCACGGGCATCCCTCCCTGCCCGGGAAGGACACAGCAGGAATCGGGATGCTCTTGCCTTTTGCTGTCACAGAGATGCCCATGGCTGCCTCTCTCAGCGAGTTCCTCTTCTTCCACTTGCCCTCATCGATGTTGTACATCTCCACTATCTTCACCGGCAGCTGATTCACTCCGACCCCTCCGATCACCATGATCCTCTTGCCCAAGGTGGCCACGGCCACCCCAGCCCTGGCCGTGGGCATGGGGGGCAGCGAGGTCCACTGGTCAGCCTCGGGGGAGTAGACCTCGAAGCAGTCCATGGGGACCCCGTTGTCATCACAGCCCCCAATGGCAAACACTTGCCCCCCAGCTTCCACCAGCGTCGAGTAGACCCTGCGGCTCGGGAGTGGGGCGAGGGTTTTCCACTGGAAGTCTTTGCTATTAGCGAGCTCCATGGTGGCTGGGGGGGCACAGAGCATCGGTGCCTGCCCACAGGATGGGGCTATGCTGTGaaacagagcagggaaaagcaatGGAGAAACACGAGGTGCAATCACCGACAGGCAGGAGCAGTGACTATGGCAGGAGCATCCCTGTCAGCAGCCTCCTGCCGCCCCCcgacacacagcagcagcagcggccgGTACCTTTCATTGTGTCTCCATGAATGCCGCAGCTCCAGATCTGCTTCAGAAGCTTGTGCAGAGACTGAtcctaaaaatgaaacaaaacaaaagatgggaataacaaggaaaaggcaggagaggTTGGAGCCGGTTTGTTCCTGGTTCCCGAGCATCCCCACCCCCAGGCAACATTCCCAGTGAGAGGGCTGCCAGCGTCTGCTCACTTCCCCGCCTGtttccctgcctgctggggaACTTCCCCTTACATCCTCCTTCTCTGCCCTGACTATCCCTCCTGACCGCTGTGTCCATCCTGGGGAGAAGCCGCTCCAGCAAGCCCTGCCtggggaaagcaaaagccaacCCTCGCTTCTGCAGCCCAAGTGcggagctggaagggaccagAGCAGCgcagggaggggaggcagaggCTCCCGCTGGAAACCCAGGGTCTTCCATTCACCTCCTCATGCCCCATAAGCATGCAGATGAGATTCCTTAGTGCAGGAGGACAGAGAGAGGGCAAACAGAAAGGAACAAAGGCAGCAGCTTGCTCGCTTGCCCAGCATGGAATAAGATGTGTTTTGCACTGAGCATCTCCACCTTCATTGTGTAACTCGGTGCCCTTAAAACCAAGCAGGATTTACTCTATCCTGGCAGgggcagcagcctctgcagcacGGGAATATTTGAGGCAGGAGTGTAGGGCAGAGCGAGCACTTgccaaaacagccccaaaggTGGCAGACTCCTGCGTAAGCGCAGCTCTGGGTAGGACATCATCGTCCCCCTTCTCCCCACGCAGGCTCCTTGCAGTGGGCTCTGCGAGACGCCCTGACCCCGGAACAGGCCATCTCCCCCccagccacagccctgcagctccccgAGCCCTGACAGCCGGAGCAGACACCACCTGTAGCTTAGCAACAGCCACCTACAGCCGCCTGCCATCACCCGTCACGCTTGGGATGATCCCAGCGGGAATCCTGCTGCTGTCACGGACCACAGCATGGAGCAATGGGGCAGATCTACCCCAGGggtgcacacacagagcacatgGGCTGTTGTACCCCAGACTCATCCTGTGTAGCACACTGAGGATGCCTGTTGTCTTTATCAGGtaagcagggagctggaggaaTCCCTCAGAGCAGGGGGTTTGCTGTTATCTCAGACAGGTACAACACATCACCCCCCCAGACTCCTCATCTCTGCCTTGGGGCTCAGCCTGCAGGGCCCATCTGAAGGGGACATCATTTTCCATGGGCATGTTAGTTCCTACATCTCCTCTGAAAGTGTGATGAGAGGAGGGCGATGGAAAAGCATCACTGAAGCAGGTCTCAGACCACTGGGCTGAGATCCATCAAAACCATTTCCCACACAAGTGTGAGCTGGCACCAAAACCAATCCATCTGCGCAGGGCTTTTTATTGTCATTTATTCTCCCAAATAGTCAGCTAAACATCATTTATTGCATCAAGAAGGTGGTAAATAAATAACACCTCCTTGGGCTgcatccctccagcagcaggcacaTGCGCACAGCACACAGGAACACAAAGCAATGAtaagaagaaggagaaaggggcAGACAACAGCTCAGATCACCAGCTGCTGGTCTCCTCTCCCTTCAATCCCTTCTCATCTGATGTGCATCACTGCCCACAGCTGGACCAGCTCAGGGAGCTTGGGCAGTTTAAGCAGCTCTGGACTGGGGCTCTCATGAATCACTGATGCTCTTTCCAGGTGCGTGTTCATGCATTACCACTGGTACATTCACAGatgagaagagcagagctggctcctgTTTCCAGGACACATTTGCATCCAGACACCAGAGAATTCATCTTCCTGCCCTGTGCCTCAATTTCTTCAGCTATAAAGCGCAGCCCTGGGATGAGACACCACCAAACATCCgacagaggcagcagctcgCTGCTGGTGCCAGTGTCTCTGCTGTCATTAAGGTTACCCAAAGCTTGAGCTTAATTGTCTAAAATTGCCTaaaaaagactgttttcaaCATAGCAGCTCACAGCAAGTGCCTCAAAGCACTTGGAGAGGGTTGGAGTGTTTCTGTGGGTCCTTCAGGAGACCAGGCAGAGCCAAGACCTGCCCATTCAGCCCAGTATGGCCCCAGAGAGCAGAACCAGCAGacccaccccagcagcagcaatgcaaagCTCTGCCCCAGTCCAGCTGCCTACAGATAAGTCACTATTCTTGTCTTTCACGCTGTTTAAAGACAATGAAATCAGTCTGAAGCCATGTACCCACACGCTTGGTCTCCCTCCCCTTCAGCATCACCTGAATCCCACTGGAAAGcgatgctgcaggagctgggagctgccccAATGTGCTGCCCAAGcacccccttccctgcagccctggtCTCCTGCCAGGCAGAGAGAATCACCACTTAATTATCCCAAACACAGTGGAAGCATtaacagttttccttccttaaatGGCTATATTAAACTCAAAATGAATGGTAATTGCTTCTCTATCAGAGGAGATGGCAGCACAGCGCTGAGCCCCCTCCAGGGCACAGAAACCCTGGCTGTAAGGACTCAGGAAGCAgctcagcacccacagcacccccgAAAGGTCTTTGCCAAGTGGCTGTGGAGCATTTATTACCTGCAGTGATTTGGGATTCGTAAGAGATGTACTGGTGGGCATTAGACTGCTCTATGGGCTGAACTGGGGAGAGCGATCCCAGCGCTGGTcactgctttccctttccttcctacCTCACCCCACAGAAGTTTTGCCATTCCAGGTGTGGAATTCCCTCAGGTGTGGAATTCCCTCAGGTGTGGAATTCCCTCAGGTGTGGAAGGCCAGCACAGAACCCAGCCAGAGCAGAAACCTGCCCCCTCCAGCCATCAGGGTGTCCTTTAGGCTCATGCACTATCCTAAAGAATGCATTGCAATGAGCGCAGAGTGAGAAGGGGTCCTCTTGACACCTCTCCAAGTGGAAGGCAATGCAAAAAGGCCCCAGAAGATGAAAAGCCACAGAGATATTCCCAAATGTCCCATGTTTAATGCTCGAACTGAGGATATCCACCCTGAGACATCACCATACACCTGCAGCCATGCTTGCACATATACCCCCTCCATCCAGGGAGGGCCTCAGGGCTATTTATCCAACATATATGACATTACACATGCTAGAAACAGAAAGAGACCCTTAAATCCTCACTGAGCCCGAGGCAGATCCAACCCAACACAAACTGATGCTGTCCCACTTGCTCTGAAAAGCCTCCGGCACCCACAGAACATCGCCTGCTCAAACCCTCACTCAGGAACAGTGTTCACATCAGGAACACCACAAAGATTCAAGAGACCACAGCACTTCATGCTGGCATCTCATCCCAAGTTCACCTGAGCCCCAACCAGCTCACCCTCCGCTTTGCCGACTTGAGCAGCATGACTCCAGGTTTCCATCACTGGGTCAGACCCAGGACACCCATCACATCCCCACCAGGAACTGTGCTCCAGAACATCATTGCTCCCCACATCATCTGCCGAATGTCCACAGGTTCCTTTGCTGTCACCAGGAGCAGGTTAAAGCAGAGACCCAGCCGCCAGCCTGACAGAGAAACCTATTAAACTGCTGCCTTCAGAGGAAAAGCTCTTGTACTCACCTAAACGTTAGGTCAGATGAGCACGGGGCAATCCTGCCGTGTGCCAGCCGCTGTGAGCAAAGGGGCTGCAAGGCTGAGCTGAGAACAGTCTGCCATCCAGGCAGCATCACCAGCCAGAGCAGCAACGATTCCCACTGCTCCAGGCGTCACAGGGGAGGCAGGAACAGGGACAACAATATGCTGGAAATAGCACACAAAACCCAAGATGAAatcacagctcctgctcctcagcaccaGGCAGGAACAAGCAGCTTCATTTCAGCTCTGTCTCGGCTGCCTGCACTCTATTAAATAAAGAGCAGGGAGAGATGACACAGCACAGACAAAGGCAGCTAACAAGAGGTTCGGTGCAGGGGACCTGTTTCTGTCCTGAGGAACATCCATGGTACAAGGCCGTGAGCAGGGACACAGAGAGGAGATCCCCAGGAGCCAAGGAGGGGCATGAGACAGCCCAGCtctcccctgcctgctcctggtTCTCTTCCCAGTGCAATTCCAGGTTTCAGCAGCGCTCAGGTGCTTTCCTGACTTCCAGGCACAGAATCCAACACAGtttggagaagggaaagaagtgCTAATGCCTGTGGCTCAGCTCTTCTGCTCCCATCGTGACCCCAGACCACTCCACACTCATCACTTGCTCCAAGGGGCAGAGACGGAGGTGGTGAGAGGTGCCAGCTTTGGGATGCTGCCACACAGCCCAAACACACCTTGCACGGGCAGGGACCTTGGTCCTGCCCCGATAGCACATCCCGTATTGGCTAAAATCAGGGATTTCACCCAAACATAAAGGACAAGTGATGAGAAAGGGCTGGAAACAGGGATAATGTTCTTCGTGCTGCTTTCACCTACGCTGGAAGTTGGCAGGACATGGTGCACCTTGGATAATACAGCTTCCAATGTGGGAGCAGCACCTAAACCTCCCCATTAATCACTGCGACAGAAGtgagctgcttttcctcctaGAAGTGTATAAATGTCACCCTTTGCAGCGCCAGATAAACATCAGCACGGTGTGAAGAGGCCCTGCGGGCTCAGGTACCAACCTCTGCTATAAAGAAACGCTTATCTCAGCAAAGGCACAGCCAAACAGGACATTCAGGAGGGCAGATCTTCCAGGAAGCTCCAAGTTCACATTTCTCCCCTGCTCAGCACCCAGAAGAGACCCCTAAATCCCTCCACAACAAGCTATAGACACCCTTTCTGTAGGCTTTGACTATTGCACAGCATCATGTAACACCACAGCTGGATTGTCAAATGCCCCTAACTTCTAAGCAGAAAAGGCTTAAAGAAACCCTCTGAAACCCAGGGGCTCCttttgctgctccctgctcaAACCCTGGCAGCTGAGGCTTTAGACAGAACATGCATGAAATGTTGAGCCTGGTATTTCTGACCTCTCCTTGCACTGAATCGAGTTTCCTTGCCATAGTAACAGCTAcccagaacaacaacaacaaaaaacactgGTTCCTCTGCAAATACCCACTTGGcaagaagagaaaggcagaagagaagagcaaaagcatGAATTCATTGTaccaagcaaaggaaaaacagcagctcACAAGCAGCTTGTTCCACTCCTGTTCCCCAGCATCTCCCTTTGCAGATGTAAGTAGGTGCAGTTTGAAGGTGAAGACAACAGGCTGTGACCGAGCTGACCTCCCCCCAGCTTCACTCCTGTCCCCCAACACCAGTCCCTTGGGATCATTTCCAGCCTTCTCCTCATGCCAAATGCAATTCCCAGTGGTTGCtacaggaggaaggcagagacGTTGTGGAAGGAAATATTCCACAACACATCAGGAGGATGCCAGGAGCTTTAGCAGGCTCTAGGACAGCGAGAAAAGCTGTTTAATCTGTTGGCTCCCATGAGCATAAGGAAGATCCCAGACCATCCTTTTTCCTGAATGGGCTGAAGAATCAGCAGAACAAGGTTAAGATTTGTTCACATCCCCATTTGTCTCAAGGGAGACAGTTAGAATTCCATCAAGAGAAAAGATAACCCACCTGCAAGACGAAGGATGCCCCTTCCCTGgtccagctcccagcagcatcctgcatctCCTCCCCTTGCCCCAGTTGCTACCGCTGCTCTCCCCACAAGCAGCTTCTCTTTGGCACGGGTCAAATACAGAAGGTCCTTTTCAAGCCCTGCAGTCTCACTGGTGACGTTTATAAAGCTCCTGTTACTCTGCACTTAGGCTTCATCCCTCGGGAGGGAATGGAAAGAGCTTGGGTCAGACCTCAGCTGGGGGCAGCTCAAGGCAAATACCCATCACTGCTGAGACAGGGCCTGGTCTGGGAGAAGGGCTGAAAATGTGGGATTTGAGACTACTGGGAGAGGGAAACATCCTCCTTAACCCACTTTTAACACAGTCTCAAAGCTTTGTTTCTGGTTGCTTACTAAAAGCCTGGCCTGACACTGGGagaaagcagctcctgctgcaaagCATCCCACTCCCTTCCCCATCACCCACTGACCTCCAGCAAGAAgctgcctcccttcctcctgACAGGAGAGCTTGGGAAGCACAGGGATGTACTCACAGCGCTGAGCCCAAGGGGAGCATGGCTCTGCTTAGAGACGCTCTTCAATGCCCGAATCCTCAGTGCCCGTagagcatcctcctcctcctcccttcccgCGCTGGTGGCAGGGATGTGAGCAGGGATGCGAGCAGCGACGGGAGCAGCCGGGGCTGGGATTGCTGTGTGGGAGGGatgcaaggaaagaaaggaatcaGCATCAATCCAGCAGCCCTGATCCTCACCCTCCCGAGATGTAGGACAATGAACAGGGAGAGTGTTTCCCCATCTGGTCTCCTCCTCGGCGCTGGCAGCCGGGCTGTGCGTGCGTGCGTGTACCCGCTGCATTACCAGACCCATAGTTAAGCCTTTTATGGCTCCCTGTGCTTGCACAGGATGTTCTGTAACAGCAGCTCTCCCTCAGCCCGCCCTCCCCGCCTGCAAACACACAGCTCCGAGGGAAAGGACAGAGATGGGCAAAAACAGGGGAGCAAGAACAGCAGGAGATACCTcccagagcagcccctgggTCTGTCCCAGTggtggctgggagctgggggacCCCACACTGCAACCAGACACAGACTGAGCCCAGCACTGGCGTGCCCATCAGATGGACACTCACCCCACAGGCACCCATCATAGGGAACACCAGGACACAGCAGGGGCAGGTCAGGCAGCAGTgacccagagctgctgctctctctgGCTCCAGGCTTCCCAAGAAGAGCACCGCGCTTTGCTCTGAGGTTGGGGAGGCAGCAGTTGGATGTAGGGCTCTTTGGATCCCCATTTCCCAGCCTAGGAGTCATCCCAGGCTTTCCCTTCCCTGACCTGCTTCTCCACTCTTCTCCTCGAAGTGCTGCAGAGTAACTTCAAAGAACAAATCGCT
Proteins encoded in this region:
- the KLHDC8A gene encoding kelch domain-containing protein 8A isoform X1, with the translated sequence MLGNQEQTGSNLSCLFLVIPIFCFVSFLGSVSAQASEADLELRHSWRHNESIAPSCGQAPMLCAPPATMELANSKDFQWKTLAPLPSRRVYSTLVEAGGQVFAIGGCDDNGVPMDCFEVYSPEADQWTSLPPMPTARAGVAVATLGKRIMVIGGVGVNQLPVKIVEMYNIDEGKWKKRNSLREAAMGISVTAKDYRVYAAGGMGSDLRPHNYLQHYDMLKDIWVSLAAMPTPRYAATSFLRGTKIYVLGGRQSKYAINAFEVFDTETRSWTKFPNIPNKRAFSSFVPTEDKLFSLGGLRQGRLYRQPKFMRTVDMFDMEQGGWMKMERSFFLKKRRADFVAGYLRGRVVVAGGLGNQPTVLESAEAFHPEKNKWESLPPMPTPRCACSSIVLHNCLLAVGGVSQGLSSAVEALCISDP
- the KLHDC8A gene encoding kelch domain-containing protein 8A isoform X2, with the protein product METWSHAAQVGKAEGSVSAQASEADLELRHSWRHNESIAPSCGQAPMLCAPPATMELANSKDFQWKTLAPLPSRRVYSTLVEAGGQVFAIGGCDDNGVPMDCFEVYSPEADQWTSLPPMPTARAGVAVATLGKRIMVIGGVGVNQLPVKIVEMYNIDEGKWKKRNSLREAAMGISVTAKDYRVYAAGGMGSDLRPHNYLQHYDMLKDIWVSLAAMPTPRYAATSFLRGTKIYVLGGRQSKYAINAFEVFDTETRSWTKFPNIPNKRAFSSFVPTEDKLFSLGGLRQGRLYRQPKFMRTVDMFDMEQGGWMKMERSFFLKKRRADFVAGYLRGRVVVAGGLGNQPTVLESAEAFHPEKNKWESLPPMPTPRCACSSIVLHNCLLAVGGVSQGLSSAVEALCISDP
- the KLHDC8A gene encoding kelch domain-containing protein 8A isoform X3, encoding MLCAPPATMELANSKDFQWKTLAPLPSRRVYSTLVEAGGQVFAIGGCDDNGVPMDCFEVYSPEADQWTSLPPMPTARAGVAVATLGKRIMVIGGVGVNQLPVKIVEMYNIDEGKWKKRNSLREAAMGISVTAKDYRVYAAGGMGSDLRPHNYLQHYDMLKDIWVSLAAMPTPRYAATSFLRGTKIYVLGGRQSKYAINAFEVFDTETRSWTKFPNIPNKRAFSSFVPTEDKLFSLGGLRQGRLYRQPKFMRTVDMFDMEQGGWMKMERSFFLKKRRADFVAGYLRGRVVVAGGLGNQPTVLESAEAFHPEKNKWESLPPMPTPRCACSSIVLHNCLLAVGGVSQGLSSAVEALCISDP